The genomic stretch TGACCAATTAATATTTAGATTCGCTTTAAACACGCTTTTACAGAAGTGGATTGGTTCTAAGCTGAATGTATGCCAATTGTTTTCATATTGTATTTAGTTGAATATCTTCTTCTTTTCCCTTTTTATACTTCATTATTTTAAGCGCATCATACTTTCTTCTTAATAGTTGATACGGTTTGTGTACATTAGAATTTCCTTCGAATTGAatagcattatttttaatgtaatgggCCTATGTAGTTTTTTGTGTGTTAATTTATTAGGAGCGTTTATTCCAAGTGCCgcttttaaattattgtgattTTTCAGCTTGTGTGCGTGTGACTACGTATTTGTGTATAATCATAACTACCATAATCAAACCAATCGATAAATAACAACGAATCTTAGTAAAATACTGatataattatgtcataaaatCAATTGTCCCTTATAGCAAATTTTACGGGGCTGAGAATTTCttgactaattttatttttacattttatcgtcaaaattaaataaaatatattgctctTATCTTCATGGATACTGTTAgcctaattataaatattacaactaaaatatacgtttataaataaacacactaagacattgtaataaattttaaaaatgatgcCTTTTTAACCAATATTTGAGCAAATATCAgtaagtaatgtttatttaggAGTTTTTCTAGTAAATTGCTATTTAGTAAATTCTATCAATAAGAGGCTAAACTTTTAGCCTATTGTATTATATCGTATGgcatttttatgtttaactcaataattttaaatatttgtcttaGAAAATCTCTCGAAACAGTCAATCCGGCATAAACGCTCTTAAAAAGTGTAAATGAACTAATTGCATGAGCTGTTTatgattatgtaattaattttagagcaTGCACATTGTACATAAATAGAATACATGAGAATACATTATCAAATACGAACGATTGTTTTGTATAATGTTAAAagataatgtatttatgtaacagGAACGTAAGTCTGGTCAACGTTTGAACATTATCATCGTCGCGGAGGGGGCGATTGACCGGGAAGGTAAACCGATCACAGCGGAGTTAGTGAAGAAGGTGGTTGTAGAAAACCTTCAGCAGGACACCCGCATCACGGTCCTCGGTCACGTGCAGCGTGGAGGATCGCCGTCTGCTTTTGATCGAATTTTggtaagatatatattattatgtgagtcgagatggcccagtggttagaacgcgtgcatcttaaccgatgattgcgggttcaaacccaggcaagcaccgctgattcatgtgcttaatttgtctttataattcatctcgtgctcagcggtgaaggaaaacatcgtgaggaaacctgcatgtgacaaatttcatagaaattctgccacatgtgtattccaccaacccgcattggaacagcgtggtggaatatgttccaaaccttctcctcaaagggagaggaggcctttagcccagcagtgggattttacaggctgttgttgttgttgttgtatatattttttgtaaaagtcAACAATAACTGcctataaatgtaataatgacTCAGACACTCCTCTCCTATAGATTAGTAAGGAAGATTATTTTcttgtttgtataaaaaaatagatatgcTTGAATAAAACAAAGCTTACAATAATTGACAGAAATTATactcatttaatttgtatttacgacATTCAATTTATTGAGATTTGAAACATTTACTTTTTGAGAGATGtagattttgaaaatatttttctttaagctTAAGCTAAGCTATtgtgtttttataacataacttATACTCGTGGAATAATTTCATAGGGATGTCGAATGGGGGCCGAAGCTGTAATGGCTCTAATGGAGGCCACACCGGAAACAGAGCCGTGTGTGGTGACCTTAGATGGAAATCAAGCAGTACGACTACCGCTTATGGAATGTGTTCGTCGTACAAAAGCGGTCGCTCAGGTAATAAAACGTCGTAAAgtatcaataaatactaaacaGTTTCTCTATTTAATACAGCAATGATATAACTGATGAACTGTTTTAGGCTATGGCGGACAAAAATTGGGATCTCGCAGTGCAACTGCGTGGGCGCAGTTTTGCGAGGAACTTAGAAACATACAAGATGTTGACTCGTCTTAAGCCTCCTAAGGAAGCTTTCGATGCATCTGGGAAACCTGCAGTTAGTATATTTTCGCATAATAGAAAAGAGTAAAGAGTAAAATACATTACTGTTTCAAAATGATTAAACATTAAACTACAGCTTGACCTGCTAAAATATTGCAATAGTATCCTTTTAAGGAACTTAGTTCACCCACAGTATTCAATCAGTGCCAGAATTTCATCTAGTATAGGGCTCCTTACAATGGTCTCGTAATTACATTAAAACTGTGATACTTTTCTAGAATTGAATCTGCTACCTTATGTTGAGATCCATACTTTATATCTATTTAGCTCGTCTCTTAAGTAAACCAGTAAGTAACGAACGAAGAAAATACGCTCAAAATACATACGATAAATCTTACAGGCACTTTTAAATCATTACAGTAGTCGTACAAGATAAATGATATGTAGagtcagagtcggatttaaaggtctggaggccctggggccacaaagcagtggaggccccagaccaacaggagcgtgaagatcctataaattataatcaataagtatttcttgactggtatcggtaacttttaaaatattaagtagtaagattattataatttgactatatctcggtatttgttaactataaataaataaataaatatgagacaacatcacatacattactctgatcccaatgtaagtagctaaagcacttgtgttatggaaaatcagaagtaacgacggtaccacaaacacccagacccgagacaacatagaaaaccaatggtaatctacatcgaatcggccgggaatcgaacccgggacctcagagtggcgtacccatgaaaaccgtacacaccactcgaccatgaaggACGTCGTTAACTCGCTGAAAACTTTTGTGACCCCCACCTcagtggaggccccagggcatttgccccggttgccctaaatccggccctgtgTGGAGTCCCCCGAGAGCAGTGGATAGGGATGTGAGTGgtgtaagattattataatttgactatatctcggtatttttAACTCATTGACAACTTTTGGGGCCCCCACCtctgtggaggccccagggcagttgccccggttgccctaaatccggccctgtgTAGTCCCCCGAGGGCAATGGGCAGGGTGTGAGAGTGTGTGAGTGGTGGGGTGTCCGTAGGAGGGTCTGACGCTGGCCGTAATGCACGTGGGCGCACCTGCGTGCGGTATGAACGCCGCCGTTCGCTCGTTCGTGCGCAACTGCATCTACCGCGGCGACACCGTTCTCGGCATCCACGACGGCATGGAGGGATTCATCAGCGGGAACATCGTCAAGATGGAATGGTATCGTATCTATTATACTATATGCAtgagtcgtgatggcccagtggttagaacgcgcgcatcttaaccgatgatttcgggttcaaacccaggcgagcaccgctgattcatgtgcttaatttgtctttataattcatctcgtgctcagcggtgaaggaaaacatcgtgaggaaacctgcatgtgacaaatttcatagaaattctgccacatgtgtattccaccaacccgcattggaacagcgtggtggaatatgttccaaaccttctcctcaaagggagaggaggcctttagcccagcagtgggaatttacaggctgttactttactatactataTGCTAAGATTCTTTAAAATCggacaaacaatttttttgctgCTACCCGAATCGTATAAAATAGCGGTAACAGATGTTTGTGGAAACATTTCCTTGTCGAAAGTCCGAGAGGTCCGATCGCTGGTCACATGAGCCCTTTAATTACTATTATCGAATTGCtgtgtgtttttattaaagcGTTGATTGACATTTTGTTTCCTTATATAAGTTGTAAGGAATAGCAATACGGAGTGTTTGtcgtatttgttatttttttgttatctttaaCCACGTCTGATCCTTACAATACAAACTCCTTTCCACCTAGGCAATGGTCTAATACAATAACttctccaaaaaaaaaaaaaaaattagggcATTGATCAAAGTGTAGAGGGTATACAGAAGGAGATGGGGTCTGTGTCAGTCGCCTTTTCTTATATAGCATTGGCTATTGTGATCCAATTGTTATTGTCATTAGGACGTGAATAGGCGTACGTGAATAGTCTTCGTATTCCCCCAAGCTTTAGTGAATAGTAATTGCAAAATGATTAGTTCCTTTCGCTTATCGGATTACAGAAAATTTAATGGTAACAATGGTCCACGTTTAAACCACACTTggatataattttagaatacaattttgataaatattaccaGTTCTGTATTTGGAGTTTTTAGATTATTATAGTTTGATGCGTAAAGTATATCATAgtcgtttacatttttatacttttaggaCGTAGATGAATTTTACCATAGACGATAAGccattaatttgattaatggttatcaacaaacaacaacagcctgtaaattcccactgctgggctaaaggcctcctctccctttgaggagaaggttttggaacatattccttaTTAATGGTTATCGTTTTATGttaattgacatttataatgATAGATATTCAAGAAGCTGCCCGTAATTGACACGGGTATAATATTGAGTGATAAATATATCCTaatgtttttcataatattaaaggtCGGACGTAACCGGTTGGGTGGCTCAGGGCGGTGCGTTCCTTGGAACCAAACGAACTCTCCCCGGGGATAAGAAGAGCGAAATCGCCGCACGAATCAAGCAATTCAATATCCAGGGACTACTTATCATTGGAGGATTTGAGGTAACAGTACCTTAGTTTATTTACTCTGTCTATATATGTGTCGGATCGACAACGACATCAGTACCATCGTCGGACAACATAGGTGCCCCTATATTACTATGGTGATCGAGCAAAGAGaaaaccgcgaatacaggaaAACGATTATTCaacgtttaaagtacttaatacactAATTCAATATCATACTTAGCATCGAAGCTAATGACAGTTtctaggatggaggtactgatcTTCACGAGAACGGAATAGTAAGTGAGTTGTCTCTGTGCGCCTCCATcgtcgtagcacgaagttaACCGGGTGTGACGTAACgatagtgctgccgcctcgcgggaaTTCGCTACCGTATTCAAGACCGTCTCCGATTTATCCATataatcaaatttcatcaatgtttatttactttcaGGCGTACCAAGCAGGGCTTGAACTGTACGAGTCACGTGCTCAGTTCCCAGAATTCTGTATTCCTCTAGTGGTAGTCCCAGCCACGATCAGTAACAACGTTCCCGGAACAGACTTCTCCCTGGGCGCGGACACCGCTCTTAATGAGATCACCGAGATCTGCGACCGCATCCGACAGTCCGCTCAGGTGAGCACATAAACACTTCTAGATTTCTTTTCATAGACAATATACTcaaaaaattctattaaaaaaaagtaaaagtaaagtaacagcctgtaaatttcccactgctgagataaggcctcctcttccattaaggagagggtttggaactcattccaccacactgttccaatgcgggttggtggaatgcacatgtggcagaatttcgatgaaattagactacatgtaggtttcctcacgatgttttccttcaccgccgagcacaagataaattataaatacaaattaagcatatatatagtggtgcttgcctgggtttgaacccgcaatcatcggttaagatgcacgcgttcaaatcactgggccatctcaactcgcAAAAAAActctctaatatttttttttttcgcaggGTACTAAGCGTCGTGTGTTTGTCGTTGAAACTATGGGTGGATACTGCGGCTACCTCGCAACCTTGGcaggtaaaaaatatatattatgagcaatattcattcattttaacgacctccttggtcgagtagtgtgtacaccggttttcaagagCACGGATCTCagaaaaaaaagttcattaatgttctatgttgtcttgggtctgggtgtttgtggtaccgtcattacttctgattttccataacacaagtgctttttagattaaattgggatcagagtaatttatttgatgttgtccactatttatttattgttttaatgataaGAGATGGCCTAGTAAAATTGAAGTCTGATGCTACAATAATCTTCAAATCTTGGACGTTTGCCATGTATAGactataactttattttaaataacaaagacCCGTGTGCAAAGGGAAATACGAAAGACAAATCAAGACAAAATTTACAGGGTTAGCCGGAGGTGCCGATGCTGCCTATATTTACGAAGAGAAATTCTCCATCAAGGACTTACAACAGGACGTATACCATATGGCTTCCAAAATGACAGGAGGCATCCAGCGAGGGCTTATCCTACGTAATGAGAAAGCAAATGAAAACTACAACACTGATTTCATTTATCGTTTATATTCTGAAGAAGGCAAAGGTCTCTTTACAGCTAGAATGAACGTTCTTGGTAAGAtttttcgtgatttttttttcttttgaagaCTGAGTCGTATTCGAATTCTTAGGCCTATGTCGTCCCCCTACTTTATTGAATCTTATCTTGAATTTAGTAATTGCAATCTTTTAGTCCATTTAAatgaaactagttataacggatttgaatcgcgtatattaattatttttgacatcccgacgtttcgagcactttacagcgttccaCGAAACTGATAAacttcaaatccgttataactagttttatttaaatgtgtaataatcgcgaaaatttaagacaactttTAGTCCATTCCAATTGATggagaaataaattcaaaaacaaactttatttatatatgccacgcgatttaatttcaattaatcgaTTAAATTGCTCGGCTATATTGTGAACTACTATCGGTTCTGGAAGTTAACATatcctatttattatttataatacatcactATCCCATTAAACTACTTATAACCACTTTAATTTTGCTTTCAAAGTTTCGATAACAATTTTGTCGACGTTCATAACGCCATTTGTTTTATCTTAAATCCATGTTGAATATCATAGAATATACAAAAGTTTTgagttataaaatgtttacaaatgGGACATCAcaactacttaaataaaaactcaaGAAGTTGGCCCCTAAATTATGTTATCTAGTGCAATgggacaatattttattttagtattattagttttaacagtactcagtattgttgtgtttcggtttgaagggcgagtgagccagtgtaactacaggcacaagggacataatatcttagttcccaaggttggtggtgcattgacgatgtaaggaatagttaatatttcttacagcgtcattgtctatgggtgatggtgaccacttaccatcagatgacccataggaacgtccgccaacctataccataaaaaaaaaattgtatgaattagGTAGAtagtatagataaatatgtttaatatgacTTTCAATGTGTAAACTTTTAAATACTTAAGCTAAAGTTTTTTGCCGAAAAAGACtaatcaaatgaaataattttacaggTCATATGCAACAAGGCGGCTCCCCGACACCGTTCGATAGGAACATGGGAACTAAAACGGCAGCCAAATGCTTGCACTGGCTTGTGGAGAGTATTCAAAAAGGCTCAGCAAATGGTCCGGACTCTGCCTGTCTTCTTGGTGTCGTCAAGAGACAATATAAATTCACACCACTGGAGGAACTCAAAGCTCAAACGAACTTTGCGTGAGTATAGAGAAACATTATTAGGTATCTATGATAGCCTATTCCAATTCAagaagaaataaaactaatcaaaCCTCGTATTCGAGAATAATGACATTTCATCAATTCGGCCTAAATGTTTTGGTTGAACTAAGCTACAGGTAGGAATTTgtaggcacaagagacatactTATAGTGCATTTGCATTGATGAATAGCTAATGCATAAAtgtgactttgttttaatatcaGGTGCAAAGAAAACCTGaagtaaaaaatttataaagtatGTAAGTCGTTACATAcacattagatatatttttttaaaaaaaaagttttttgttaaattgccTTAAGCGTCTTAAAttctatgatattataataacatttcagCCAAAGAATACCCAAGCAGCAATGGTGGATGAAACTTCGTCCTCTACTGCGTATTCTCGCCAAGCATGACTCCACATATGAAGAGGAGGGCATGTACATGACAGTGGAACAAGGAGAGATTGATTCAGAACATGTCATTTAATTATAGCCCTTAACTTGTTTCACtattacaactatattttaatgttgccatgcttaaatataaaagcTGTTAGAATATTTTGACAACATATTTAAGATAAAGTAttcttaaatacattatattagtaTTCAAAGAGtagtttactaaattatttttattgagtagcgaataaaatgtatttattattagtatatagatTAATTCGCgtaagttatattattgtaatgggGCTGTGTAAGttgattttatatctataaatattttgagatTACACTGATTTTTTAGAGATTTACCagacttataattttaattggaacTTTTTCAACACCAATGTAGAGATTTCAAATTAgcagtattttattttggtaataaTACATAGAAGTAATAACAAAATCGTTAAAAAtcttttctaatatatattttacctataaaggactcaataaataaaaatatattatggtaactgtgctttttaatattcatagttATTGTATCTTACCTATTTTATACGTAGTAAGCTACTAATTATTCTTATCTTTAcgacataaacattatttactgcccctgttgatatattttaaatcctaTATTCAAATCGAAAGTAGTAGCTATTACACATTATATACGCGTTTATTGAAATCAATGTTGAcatgtttttataatgtttattaaactaatttttgctatattctatttttaattatttttgtagtaaCCCTCCTGtctgtgtatttaaataatttatatttacatatatatcacCTATTCCCTGTTGTGTATATCAGATGTGATGGTTTTAATcgacaaaaaaaactattaaaattattttagctcgtataaagcttatttttcattaatcgAGGCCTAACTGACTTGCGAGCCAAGACTTGATTCTTTATTTTTCGTAATTTTGGAAGCCCTTTTCCGGGCCCATGTTGGAGCATTGCATAACATATTTGGTTTCAGCCCGTATTACAATTACCTATTTTGATAAGTCGTTAAGCGAGTAATTTTCTGGGGAGgtgaaaacttatttaaattacctGGTCGATAGTAAATTTATGATCATCTTGAAGAGATCGCTATTCAATCGAGAAGATCGCCTTTTGTACATACTTTTGTGACATGataattatatgttacaaaagtatgtattaacataatataatgtttgtatGATCCGtccattattttcttttttggtgtgcaataaagtataatatcttTTCGTAtttctactaaaaataaaaatgctatttattaaatataattatgtaaaaatattttgacgtaATAACATCaagatatttttactaaataagtAAATCAGTATCCCTCTTCCGGTTTTTTGCAAAATAAGTTCATACTTCTACACTTCCATGACAGAAGCCAAGTTTTGTGCCTCCTGATGGAAAATCAGGAACTGTTGCTTTTCGCTATAGCCTAACCTATCCAAGAGTATAGCAAAAATACATGCCCTTTTATCTTATTAACGAacactgaataaataaataattttatcttatgaacaaccattgaaaatataaataacaaatatagataatacgttttaatatgttatcagtatcaattaaaatcgtATTAACAATTGATTTCTTAAGTACCGACCCTAATTTTTATCAATAGCAATTAATGCTGAAgtactaatttttaatttttataaacgcGAGTCACTACGCTttgataaattcatttatatttcattaaatattactgGCATTCGTACATAGAATGGTAGTATAAATTGTATAGTTTATAGCCCGTGTGAACGGAGCCTTATACCTGCTATCGGAAGTATCGTCTACggaataggtatattttttaatttaaatcttaaattgcaatcaacaaacatatattttccGGTTCAACAAAACAGTTACTaaacttaattgtaaatttgaaaaatcaatggtataatttaagaaagtataaaatcaaaaataattatttacattttatcccTTTTTTATACACTGtttaaatagacaaaaataagagtaatatttatttcacggaACTTACTTGACTTCTTCAGTGCCAACACAACTATCAACAAACAAGAAtcttattttcatatatgttGACGTTTGACCGCGTAGCAAGTGAAAGTGTCACGTCAGTCGAAATACTGTCAGATTCCTGATAGACTTTATATTTGTTGgctgcattttaatttaaagttctggtaaattagtattttttttataaatatccgaaataatagttaataaacTATCGTAgagataataaaagtatatattattcaaacattatttttagttttaggtTAAAACCGGGAAGATGGGTGTAAAACCTGCAATTGGAAGAAAATCTAACAAGAACCCCCCATTTTTCAGTCACGACTTCGTGATTCAAAATCATGCCGATATTGTTTCATGTGTAGTGATggtgtttttggtgggattaaTGGTGCAGGTATGTTTCAAGTGAATGCCACGTAATGATCTTGTCGTAAGCGAAATtccttaatttatgtatttttatctattacttTGCAGTCGACAAGTCCAGTCGCTAGTTTATTTATCAGCCTGCACCATAATGTTACTGGGGTAGAACCTTCCCGTGAATTACCAAGAGGAGAACCTTTCTTATATGAAAGTGGTTGGAAAGATGCTTGTGCTATATTCTTTTATTCTTTGGTTTGCATCGTTATGCACGCTATACTCCAGGAGTACTTCTTAGACGTgagtaattacaaataattattacatgattatttatgtttgtattaacTTGATATAAGAAATGTAACATATTGTTTTCAGAAAATATCAAAGAAATTTCATTTGTCAAAGTCAAGATTGTCTGCTCTCAATGAATCAGGTCAACTTATTGTATTTCAACTTATGACTTTGGTTTGGGGTGGAGATGCAATTCTTCGGGAAggatttatattcaatatttcacTATTGTGGGATGGTAAGAAAGCAAAAATTATAATCTAGGTCATTTtcgaatgttttataattttataagtaatactttcaaatatttatgattgattTAGATGAATGCTTGGGTGAAATGTATTGAGGTTAATCTTGGAAGTTAAAATTGTAGGTTGTATAAACCaaagattatttaaagattgatattattcaatttcatttcagGTTACCCAAACCATCCAATGAGCTTCCTTTTGAAGTTATGGTGGATAGTCCAAGCATCTTATTGGATTCATACAATCCCAGAATTGTACTTCCTGCGTATTAAGAAGGATGAATGGTCAGGACGCATTAGACACGCTATTGTAGCATTTTCATTTTTAGCTATGGCGTATTGTTTCCAGTAAGTGTCACAAATATTGCTAAAAAATTTCTCTTTTTGTTTGTAATGtgttttatatactaaaatattatctttaaattcAGATTCCAGAGGGTTGGTGTTTGCCTGGTTGTCTTGCATTCCCTATCTGAATTTATTAGTCACACCTACCGCCTCAACAACATCCTACGCGGTGAAAAAGAAGACTATCTAGACAAAAGTAAGTTATTACATAATTtcaatgtttcttacaaatttgaACATATTAATCAAATTTCTGTTTATCAACTTATTTAAGTTTAAGCATAATTTATTGGCCTAAATGATATTGCAGTAGATAGTTCTATTTTCATTGATATATATCGAAAATGATTTGAAAATACTTCAGgagttattgaaataattagagTGATAATGTATAtgcatgatatattttttcagttaTGGGGTTATTAAACGGCATTGTGTTTGTGGTTGTTCGTCTTTGCTCCTTGGTTCTCGGAGTATTAACTTTCTACTTTGGAGTGGCTGGTGCGGCACCATTATTGCTACGTGTTGGCGCCCTATCAGTCCTTGTTTCATTCCaggtatttattaaacatatttaatatccatTCTtagagattttatttataaattcattaacaATTGTTACTTGAACCTTATCTGTCTGATGGTAAAAAGGTATTGTATcaaaaaaattattctattcatgggtttacatttacataaatagtacaattgttttttgtttgataaACCAGATTACTATACAAAGTGTTTTTTAACGTCaataacatttgaatataattgttACAGGTGTACTTGATGTTCAATTTCATTTCTGAAGCTATTAAGCAACGCCAAGAAGCTCGTCAGCTTGCTCAGGCACGGCCAAAGAAGGAGAAAAAGGAAAAACCTAAGAAAGAAAAAGGTTTGTTTTCTATCCATCAAATGCAATAGTATTCAAGCACTAATTGTAATgtgactaatattttttaatatatttgcagTAAAAAAAATCCACAACGAGGAGTCAGACCTGCCCGAGGTTGatcaaaacacaaataaaactcTTCGACAAAGGCAAGCCGCTACTGTCAAGACTAAGTAAACGCGCACATTGTACCCGTCAACTTAGGAATAACATAGGTTGTCCCCTTCAGACTTTAAATACACATTTGTTCTTcccaaatatttttagtttaacttCCTTGAATGTCTATGCACAAAGGGAACTGTGTATTATAATATgtgtctataataaaaatacctagGATAAGACATCCTTAAAAACGTCTAATGAAATTTTTGTCTGAGATtggtaattatacaatttttaaatgcaTGTTTGAGTTCATGACAATTGATTTTACCACCCTATAGTAACAGTTGTATGAATGTAATGCGGTGTCGAGATAATTGAAACTGTCATTAGACTATGAAGCGCACTATTGTCATTATGTGTAGTGGAAACAGGGTTGTAAAAAATATctctttaaaatgtaaaaaatcttaaagtataggttaaaatgttgtttatatgaatatattgataAGAATTTTACAGTACTGTGTttgtacacataaaaaaaactaaaattccaTGTTATAATTTtgtgcatttttattaatattttctatcttGAATTCcaatatgttgtttttatatactttatattttattttttatagacttTATACTTCGATGTCTTGACCATATCTATTTTTCTATGACAATAGAAATTTTCTATTGCACTTCACAATGATATTTCGGTGCTTTTTTCGTCTACTAtacttaacaattttaatata from Vanessa cardui chromosome 1, ilVanCard2.1, whole genome shotgun sequence encodes the following:
- the LOC124530409 gene encoding ATP-dependent 6-phosphofructokinase isoform X1; the protein is MDGSSTQRFIERGSHKGKGLAVFTSGGDSQGMNAAVRSVVRMGIYLGCKVYFIREGYQGMVDGGDNIEEANWSSVSSIIHKGGTIIGSARCMDFIKREGRLSAAYNLVTRGITNLVVIGGDGSLTGANLFRQEWSSLLDELLQNNRITKDQREKYKFLHIAGMVGSIDNDFCGTDMTIGTDSALHRIIEAIDAIVSTAYSHQRTFIMEVMGRHCGYLALVAALASEADQVFIPEDPVPNNWVEKLCKRLQQERKSGQRLNIIIVAEGAIDREGKPITAELVKKVVVENLQQDTRITVLGHVQRGGSPSAFDRILGCRMGAEAVMALMEATPETEPCVVTLDGNQAVRLPLMECVRRTKAVAQAMADKNWDLAVQLRGRSFARNLETYKMLTRLKPPKEAFDASGKPAEGLTLAVMHVGAPACGMNAAVRSFVRNCIYRGDTVLGIHDGMEGFISGNIVKMEWSDVTGWVAQGGAFLGTKRTLPGDKKSEIAARIKQFNIQGLLIIGGFEAYQAGLELYESRAQFPEFCIPLVVVPATISNNVPGTDFSLGADTALNEITEICDRIRQSAQGTKRRVFVVETMGGYCGYLATLAGLAGGADAAYIYEEKFSIKDLQQDVYHMASKMTGGIQRGLILRNEKANENYNTDFIYRLYSEEGKGLFTARMNVLGHMQQGGSPTPFDRNMGTKTAAKCLHWLVESIQKGSANGPDSACLLGVVKRQYKFTPLEELKAQTNFAQRIPKQQWWMKLRPLLRILAKHDSTYEEEGMYMTVEQGEIDSEHVI
- the LOC124530409 gene encoding ATP-dependent 6-phosphofructokinase isoform X3, giving the protein MDGSSTQRFIERGSHKGKGLAVFTSGGDSQGMNAAVRSVVRMGIYLGCKVYFIREGYQGMVDGGDNIEEANWSSVSSIIHKGGTIIGSARCMDFIKREGRLSAAYNLVTRGITNLVVIGGDGSLTGANLFRQEWSSLLDELLQNNRITKDQREKYKFLHIAGMVGSIDNDFCGTDMTIGTDSALHRIIEAIDAIVSTAYSHQRTFIMEVMGRHCGFLAVFTALSTDATYNFICEEPAPPNWDKKLCEKIKEERKSGQRLNIIIVAEGAIDREGKPITAELVKKVVVENLQQDTRITVLGHVQRGGSPSAFDRILGCRMGAEAVMALMEATPETEPCVVTLDGNQAVRLPLMECVRRTKAVAQAMADKNWDLAVQLRGRSFARNLETYKMLTRLKPPKEAFDASGKPAEGLTLAVMHVGAPACGMNAAVRSFVRNCIYRGDTVLGIHDGMEGFISGNIVKMEWSDVTGWVAQGGAFLGTKRTLPGDKKSEIAARIKQFNIQGLLIIGGFEAYQAGLELYESRAQFPEFCIPLVVVPATISNNVPGTDFSLGADTALNEITEICDRIRQSAQGTKRRVFVVETMGGYCGYLATLAGLAGGADAAYIYEEKFSIKDLQQDVYHMASKMTGGIQRGLILRNEKANENYNTDFIYRLYSEEGKGLFTARMNVLGHMQQGGSPTPFDRNMGTKTAAKCLHWLVESIQKGSANGPDSACLLGVVKRQYKFTPLEELKAQTNFAQRIPKQQWWMKLRPLLRILAKHDSTYEEEGMYMTVEQGEIDSEHVI
- the LOC124530409 gene encoding ATP-dependent 6-phosphofructokinase isoform X2, encoding MDGSSTQRFIERGSHKGKGLAVFTSGGDSQGMNAAVRSVVRMGIYLGCKVYFIREGYQGMVDGGDNIEEANWSSVSSIIHKGGTIIGSARCMDFIKREGRLSAAYNLVTRGITNLVVIGGDGSLTGANLFRQEWSSLLDELLQNNRITKDQREKYKFLHIAGMVGSIDNDFCGTDMTIGTDSALHRIIEAIDAIVSTAYSHQRTFIMEVMGRHCGYLAVVTALSSEADYVFIPEAPPSVDWKDKLCDKLEQERKSGQRLNIIIVAEGAIDREGKPITAELVKKVVVENLQQDTRITVLGHVQRGGSPSAFDRILGCRMGAEAVMALMEATPETEPCVVTLDGNQAVRLPLMECVRRTKAVAQAMADKNWDLAVQLRGRSFARNLETYKMLTRLKPPKEAFDASGKPAEGLTLAVMHVGAPACGMNAAVRSFVRNCIYRGDTVLGIHDGMEGFISGNIVKMEWSDVTGWVAQGGAFLGTKRTLPGDKKSEIAARIKQFNIQGLLIIGGFEAYQAGLELYESRAQFPEFCIPLVVVPATISNNVPGTDFSLGADTALNEITEICDRIRQSAQGTKRRVFVVETMGGYCGYLATLAGLAGGADAAYIYEEKFSIKDLQQDVYHMASKMTGGIQRGLILRNEKANENYNTDFIYRLYSEEGKGLFTARMNVLGHMQQGGSPTPFDRNMGTKTAAKCLHWLVESIQKGSANGPDSACLLGVVKRQYKFTPLEELKAQTNFAQRIPKQQWWMKLRPLLRILAKHDSTYEEEGMYMTVEQGEIDSEHVI